In the Anastrepha obliqua isolate idAnaObli1 chromosome 1, idAnaObli1_1.0, whole genome shotgun sequence genome, one interval contains:
- the LOC129237690 gene encoding uncharacterized protein LOC129237690, whose translation MMRSGSPLARPTSPAVSEISVGSPSPPLVTATQNLSQHNSLTAFQPLSMKRARLSDGRVFGAVPTVECTVSLANRQQPQPPQCRKSSAERVKSFSIADILGKGDAATTGSPSPQSTSPRSLTLPQLPETLLQSSGAASVELPILPLLPRPQLATPATQLSSEALTDRLANTAVPLVMPSSQLLLDVHGFPKSSAHAWQAMRGAATALPLRPFLPPALLHYEQRLAWDYQRQLQEHFQAQAQLLRQMSMDPSIIPSEDGSERSHSSSTGSECCSPGLSGAPTSADGAATAGCDDKPGENDARKCKDATNGKSKKGASDTPLDALFQLSTKNFDDGSEHDLIYTAASAGRS comes from the exons ATGATGCGTTCCGGTAGTCCACTTGCACGCCCCACCAGTCCGGCGGTCTCTGAGATTTCAGTAGGCTCTCCGAGCCCGCCGCTGGTCACAGCAACGCAAAATCTAAGTCAACACAACAGCCTGACCGCCTTTCAGCCGTTGAGTATGAAGCGCGCGCGATTGTCAGACGGCCGCGTCTTCGGCGCAGTGCCAACAGTAGAATGCACTGTTTCACTAGCCAACCGCCAACAACCACAACCTCCACAATGCCGCAAGTCGAGCGCGGAGCGTGTGAAAAGCTTTTCCATTGCCGACATTTTGGGTAAAGGTGATGCCGCCACCACTGGTTCACCATCACCACAATCAACTTCACCGCGATCGCTGACTCTACCTCAACTACCAGAAACGCTTTTACAGTCCAGTGGTGCGGCCAGCGTTGAATTACCCATACTGCCGCTTCTGCCACGTCCACAACTCGCAACCCCAGCCACGCAGTTATCTTCAGAAGCTCTAACCGATCGCCTAGCAAACACTGCAGTACCCCTGGTTATGCCATCTTCGCAGCTGTTGCTCGACGTGCATGGTTTTCCAAAGTCTTCGGCGCACGCTTGGCAAGCAATGCGTGGCGCCGCTACTGCGCTGCCCTTGCGCCCCTTTTTACCGCCCGCTCTCCTGCACTATGAACAACGTCTCGCTTGGGACTATCAGCGCCAATTACAAGAACACTTTCAGGCGCAGGCACAacttttgcgtcaaatgagtaTGGATCCGTCGATTATTCCATCTGAAGATGGCTCGGAACGTTCACATTCCAGTTCAACGGGCAGTGAATGCTGCTCACCAGGGCTGAGCGGTGCACCGACGAGTGCAGATGGGGCGGCAACGGCCGGTTGTGATGATAAACCAGGCGAAAATGATGCGCGAAAGTGTAAAGATGCTACTAATGGAAAGTCAAAAAAAGGAGCCAGTGATACACCGCTGGATGCGCTCTTCCAGCTATcgactaaaaattttgatgacggTTCAG AACACGATTTAATTTACACGGCTGCCTCGGCTGGCCGTTCGTGA